In the Theobroma cacao cultivar B97-61/B2 chromosome 1, Criollo_cocoa_genome_V2, whole genome shotgun sequence genome, one interval contains:
- the LOC18613484 gene encoding membrane-anchored ubiquitin-fold protein 3 isoform X3: MAEGEKLIELKFRIYDGTDIAHSTYASSMTVSTLKQKIVAEWPQDKTVTPKSINDLKLIHAGKVLENNKTLADSKITFGDLPVGVITMHVVVQPAIAKNKTEKSQEEMQKLNSCGCVIL; this comes from the exons ATGGCTGAGGGGGAGAAGCTTATAGAGCTTAAATTCCGCATTTATGATGGAACGGATATAGCACACAGTACTTACGCATCCTCTATGACTGTTTCAACTCTTAAGCAAAAGATTGTTGCTGAGTGGCCCCAAG ACAAAACAGTCACACCAAAGTCAATAAATGATTTGAAACTTATACATGCTGGTAAAGTTCTGGAAAACAACAAAACGCTTGCTGATTCCAAGATAACATTTGGTGACCTTCCCGTTGGTGTTATTACCATGCACGTAGTAGTGCAGCCTGCTATAGCAAAAAATAAGACAG AAAAGAGCCAGGAGGAGATGCAAAAGCTGAATTCATGCGGGTGTGTTATTCTTTGA
- the LOC18613484 gene encoding membrane-anchored ubiquitin-fold protein 3 isoform X2 — MAEGEKLIELKFRIYDGTDIAHSTYASSMTVSTLKQKIVAEWPQDKTVTPKSINDLKLIHAGKVLENNKTLADSKITFGDLPVGVITMHVVVQPAIAKNKTVSHFPICLGALQKRARRRCKS, encoded by the exons ATGGCTGAGGGGGAGAAGCTTATAGAGCTTAAATTCCGCATTTATGATGGAACGGATATAGCACACAGTACTTACGCATCCTCTATGACTGTTTCAACTCTTAAGCAAAAGATTGTTGCTGAGTGGCCCCAAG ACAAAACAGTCACACCAAAGTCAATAAATGATTTGAAACTTATACATGCTGGTAAAGTTCTGGAAAACAACAAAACGCTTGCTGATTCCAAGATAACATTTGGTGACCTTCCCGTTGGTGTTATTACCATGCACGTAGTAGTGCAGCCTGCTATAGCAAAAAATAAGACAG TGTCTCATTTTCCCATCTGTCTTGGTGCACTGCAGAAAAGAGCCAGGAGGAGATGCAAAAGCTGA
- the LOC18613484 gene encoding membrane-anchored ubiquitin-fold protein 3 isoform X1 — protein sequence MAEGEKLIELKFRIYDGTDIAHSTYASSMTVSTLKQKIVAEWPQDKTVTPKSINDLKLIHAGKVLENNKTLADSKITFGDLPVGVITMHVVVQPAIAKNKTEKSQEEMQKLNSCGLTSSDTKGWKTKELNAVLDGKE from the exons ATGGCTGAGGGGGAGAAGCTTATAGAGCTTAAATTCCGCATTTATGATGGAACGGATATAGCACACAGTACTTACGCATCCTCTATGACTGTTTCAACTCTTAAGCAAAAGATTGTTGCTGAGTGGCCCCAAG ACAAAACAGTCACACCAAAGTCAATAAATGATTTGAAACTTATACATGCTGGTAAAGTTCTGGAAAACAACAAAACGCTTGCTGATTCCAAGATAACATTTGGTGACCTTCCCGTTGGTGTTATTACCATGCACGTAGTAGTGCAGCCTGCTATAGCAAAAAATAAGACAG AAAAGAGCCAGGAGGAGATGCAAAAGCTGAATTCATGCGG ATTAACTTCTTCTGATACGAAAGGATGGAAAACTAAAGAATTAAATGCTGTGTTAGATGGAAAAGAATAG
- the LOC18613485 gene encoding monothiol glutaredoxin-S11, whose product MDKVMRLASEKGVVLFSKSSCCLCYAVKILFQELGVSPVVHEIDQDPEGRDMEKALTRLGCNAPVPAVFIGGKLVGSTNEVMSLHLSGGLIPLLKPYQLC is encoded by the coding sequence ATGGACAAGGTGATGAGATTGGCCTCAGAGAAAGGGGTAGTGCTATTCAGCAAGAGCTCATGTTGCCTGTGTTATGCAGTCAAAATTCTATTCCAAGAGCTTGGGGTAAGCCCAGTGGTTCATGAGATCGACCAAGACCCTGAAGGCAGGGATATGGAGAAAGCTCTCACGAGGTTGGGGTGTAACGCGCCTGTTCCAGCTGTCTTCATTGGAGGAAAGCTGGTGGGCTCCACCAATGAAGTCATGTCCCTCCATCTAAGTGGAGGGCTGATACCTTTGCTCAAGCCCTATCAGTTGTGTTAA
- the LOC18613486 gene encoding glutaredoxin-C11, whose translation MDKVRDLASKKAAVIFTKSSCCMCYSIKTLFYELGASPAIHELDHDPSGRDMEWALRGLGCDPSVPAVFIGGRFVGSAKDVISLHVDGSLKQMLIDAKAIWF comes from the coding sequence ATGGACAAGGTAAGAGATCTGGCGTCGAAGAAGGCTGCTGTGATATTCACTAAGAGCTCATGTTGCATGTGCTATAGCATCAAGACACTTTTTTATGAGCTTGGTGCTAGCCCTGCAATTCATGAGCTTGACCACGATCCTAGTGGGAGAGATATGGAATGGGCTCTACGAGGGCTGGGGTGTGATCCCTCGGTCCCAGCTGTGTTCATAGGTGGAAGATTTGTAGGCTCAGCAAAAGATGTCATATCCCTTCATGTAGATGGATCACTGAAACAAATGCTTATAGATGCAAAGGCCATCTGGTTCTAG